A genomic stretch from Bacillus sp. N1-1 includes:
- a CDS encoding GNAT family N-acetyltransferase: protein MAQPYQVIDRYPTYEEYVSLCKAVGWELNFNVAEKAIRHSLYAAVMIDGENVIGMARIVGDGAMYFYIQDFVIHPDHQRNGAGKLLMEKLFSYLKEHAPSPAFIGLFSTEAGSGLYEQFGFQPRDLQGMFRLTPID from the coding sequence ATGGCACAACCCTATCAAGTAATCGATCGTTATCCAACCTACGAAGAGTATGTCAGCTTATGTAAAGCAGTGGGGTGGGAATTGAATTTTAACGTGGCCGAAAAAGCGATACGTCACTCGCTTTATGCGGCTGTCATGATAGACGGTGAAAACGTCATAGGAATGGCAAGGATTGTGGGAGATGGAGCGATGTATTTTTACATTCAAGATTTTGTTATCCATCCAGACCACCAGCGGAACGGGGCAGGAAAACTGCTGATGGAGAAGCTCTTTTCCTATTTGAAAGAGCATGCTCCATCTCCAGCGTTCATTGGACTGTTTTCGACGGAGGCGGGGAGCGGATTGTATGAGCAATTTGGCTTTCAACCGCGTGACTTGCAGGGGATGTTTCGACTAACGCCAATTGACTAG
- a CDS encoding cation diffusion facilitator family transporter gives MGHNHSHDHGHTHSANKKALFISFLLISSFMILEVIGGFVTNSLALLSDAGHMLSDAVALGMSLLAFKLGEKESDQDKTYGYKRFEILAAFLNGIALIMISFYILWESVQRFINPPEVASTGMLIIAAIGLIVNIVVAWILMKGDTSENLNLRSAFLHVLGDLLGSIGAIIAALLIMFAGWNYADPIASSIVAILVLISGIRVTKDSFHVLMEGTPSNINLEEVKNTLVGLDGVQSIHDVHIWNITSDFPSFTCHIVVSKTTNRDQLLQTIGQQLKEKFDLTHTTIQMECDTSEIKDQENNCN, from the coding sequence TTGGGACATAACCATTCTCATGACCATGGACACACACATTCCGCTAACAAAAAAGCACTCTTTATTAGTTTCCTACTCATTTCGTCCTTTATGATTCTTGAGGTAATTGGAGGATTTGTAACAAATAGTCTCGCTCTCTTATCAGATGCTGGACACATGCTTAGCGACGCTGTTGCACTTGGAATGAGTCTACTTGCATTTAAGCTCGGGGAGAAGGAATCCGATCAGGATAAAACCTATGGATACAAGCGCTTTGAAATTCTAGCAGCTTTCTTAAACGGTATTGCCCTTATAATGATTTCTTTCTATATTCTATGGGAATCTGTGCAACGTTTTATAAATCCACCGGAAGTGGCAAGTACCGGTATGCTGATCATCGCAGCCATTGGCTTAATCGTTAACATCGTTGTCGCCTGGATTCTTATGAAAGGCGATACTTCAGAAAATCTTAATTTACGAAGTGCTTTTCTACATGTACTAGGAGATTTACTTGGATCAATTGGGGCGATTATCGCAGCCTTACTCATCATGTTCGCTGGCTGGAATTACGCTGATCCAATCGCAAGTTCGATTGTCGCCATTCTCGTACTTATCAGTGGGATTCGCGTTACAAAGGACTCTTTCCACGTATTAATGGAAGGAACACCGTCCAACATTAATCTTGAAGAAGTGAAGAACACGCTAGTCGGGTTAGATGGCGTTCAATCCATCCATGACGTTCATATTTGGAATATCACTTCAGACTTTCCTTCCTTCACGTGTCATATTGTTGTCAGCAAAACGACTAATCGCGATCAGTTGCTCCAGACAATAGGACAACAGCTAAAGGAAAAGTTCGATCTCACCCATACAACGATACAAATGGAATGCGATACATCTGAGATCAAAGATCAGGAAAATAACTGTAATTAA
- a CDS encoding DUF5082 family protein, producing the protein MSYLSYLQSEIAEKRAQLIRLQASLTKLDGLQSEFIQNKQLVDQPELTPTTWAGELANSFQNIREDMKMAYLDLSINQVNSALNTMENKADHLRREIQALELNITQEIHRLEEEARERRNAK; encoded by the coding sequence ATGTCCTATTTATCATATTTACAATCAGAAATAGCTGAAAAGCGAGCTCAACTCATCCGTCTTCAAGCTAGTTTAACAAAACTAGATGGCTTACAAAGTGAATTCATTCAAAATAAACAGCTTGTTGATCAGCCTGAGCTAACTCCTACTACGTGGGCCGGGGAATTAGCAAACTCATTCCAAAATATACGCGAAGATATGAAAATGGCTTATCTGGATCTATCAATTAACCAAGTAAATTCCGCACTAAATACAATGGAAAATAAAGCAGATCACCTTCGTCGTGAAATTCAAGCACTTGAATTAAACATAACCCAGGAAATACATCGATTAGAAGAAGAAGCGAGAGAAAGGAGAAATGCGAAGTGA
- a CDS encoding CBO0543 family protein: MVSKDRGLLYIIWIITGVLLYRFVPKNKIRHVIVVMFFKQFITWFLGLWVVEKGLIKYPVRFMKKSNKSSFTFEYFIYPSFCAIFNLNYPEKRNKVIQFFYYLFHVGLITGGEVLAERYTNLVKYVKWKWYYSFVSLGVTNYVSRRFYKWFYKNEFEESETGG; the protein is encoded by the coding sequence ATGGTGTCAAAAGATCGTGGACTACTCTACATCATTTGGATTATCACTGGTGTGCTGTTATATCGATTTGTTCCGAAAAATAAAATTAGACATGTCATTGTCGTTATGTTTTTCAAACAATTTATCACCTGGTTTCTAGGGTTGTGGGTTGTTGAGAAAGGTTTGATTAAGTATCCAGTAAGATTTATGAAGAAATCAAATAAAAGTAGCTTTACATTTGAATACTTCATTTATCCCTCGTTCTGTGCGATTTTTAATTTAAATTATCCTGAGAAGCGAAATAAAGTTATCCAATTTTTTTACTACCTTTTTCACGTTGGTTTGATTACTGGTGGCGAAGTTTTGGCGGAGCGATATACGAATCTCGTTAAATATGTAAAGTGGAAGTGGTACTATAGTTTTGTTTCACTTGGGGTAACGAATTACGTATCTAGACGTTTCTATAAATGGTTTTATAAAAATGAATTTGAAGAAAGTGAAACAGGTGGATGA
- a CDS encoding pentapeptide repeat-containing protein codes for MSKKVKVTLPKIPAVLEKGSFRDIYSDEDFTLMNCEITGETIEDIELDQAIVSKVVFRNVTFTNAMLPRVDLTDVIFDNCNLSNVNFNEGIIHRVKFIDCKLMGTDFTEANLGNVIFENSRAHFSSYVDGRLKQVEFKSTSLQSANYHGCQFTKTSFVQCDLNEVNFVQTRLNGVDISTCHFERLHVEFETLEGCVVSQEQAIGFAKLLGLKVADK; via the coding sequence ATGAGTAAAAAAGTGAAAGTAACGCTTCCTAAAATACCGGCAGTTTTAGAAAAAGGGAGCTTTCGTGATATTTACAGTGATGAAGATTTTACATTAATGAATTGTGAGATTACAGGAGAGACAATCGAAGACATTGAACTTGATCAGGCCATTGTTTCAAAAGTTGTATTTCGAAATGTGACGTTCACAAATGCGATGCTACCTCGAGTAGATCTGACGGATGTGATCTTTGATAATTGCAATCTTTCAAATGTGAACTTCAATGAAGGAATCATTCATCGTGTAAAGTTCATTGATTGCAAACTCATGGGGACAGATTTTACTGAAGCAAATCTCGGAAACGTTATATTTGAAAATAGCCGAGCACATTTCAGTAGTTACGTGGATGGGCGGTTAAAACAAGTGGAGTTTAAGTCGACCTCCCTGCAAAGTGCAAACTACCACGGCTGCCAGTTTACAAAGACGTCTTTCGTTCAGTGCGATCTGAACGAAGTGAATTTTGTGCAAACACGCTTAAATGGTGTGGATATTAGCACGTGCCATTTTGAGCGACTTCACGTTGAATTCGAAACGCTTGAAGGTTGTGTAGTATCACAGGAGCAGGCGATTGGGTTTGCGAAGTTATTAGGATTAAAGGTAGCGGATAAATAG
- a CDS encoding GNAT family protein, which produces MKTEIVQLTKPTAQFVEVLNRWENDRELIPLIRPNKSQEELDRRETITLEGVRDRLEYQQIFQIFVNHEMIGEMNYMVDPPHLFKQESGTAWIGITIGEPEGRGKGIGFEAIQYLEEHIYQQGFNRIELGVFEFNTNAYKLYQKLGYEEIGRLEDFTYWNGRMWSDIRMEKYL; this is translated from the coding sequence GTGAAGACGGAGATTGTCCAATTAACAAAACCAACTGCTCAATTTGTGGAAGTCCTGAATCGTTGGGAAAATGATCGGGAATTAATACCGCTTATTCGTCCAAATAAAAGTCAGGAGGAATTAGATCGACGCGAAACGATCACTCTTGAAGGGGTAAGGGATCGCCTGGAATATCAGCAAATTTTCCAGATTTTTGTGAATCACGAAATGATCGGTGAAATGAATTATATGGTAGACCCTCCGCACCTCTTTAAACAAGAATCAGGAACGGCTTGGATCGGGATTACGATCGGTGAACCTGAAGGCAGGGGCAAGGGAATTGGCTTTGAAGCAATTCAATATTTAGAAGAACACATTTACCAACAGGGCTTTAACCGCATTGAGCTTGGTGTGTTTGAGTTTAATACAAACGCGTATAAGCTTTATCAAAAGCTTGGTTATGAAGAGATAGGAAGATTAGAAGATTTCACTTACTGGAACGGAAGAATGTGGTCAGATATTCGAATGGAAAAGTATTTGTAA
- a CDS encoding sporulation protein produces the protein MSFMKKMMARVGVGSSEVDTILNRNVLVQGETVDGVIKIRAGSVEQTIEKIDLSLHTTYVQKKDDSKVTKSAQIARHAVANQFTIQPNDEKEFPFSFTLPLDAPISKGKSKVWLQTGLDIKSAVDPQDKDMIEVAPHPYINAFLQAVDGLGFKLREVENEEAHGFGRLPFIQEFEFRAAHGAFRSRLDELEAVFQPVSENNIRVILEIDRKARGFSGFLSEMLETDESKVQFMLTTDDVNQIQRQLTDVLNKYA, from the coding sequence ATGTCTTTTATGAAGAAAATGATGGCGCGTGTAGGTGTCGGAAGTTCAGAGGTTGATACGATCTTGAATCGGAATGTGCTTGTTCAAGGTGAAACGGTCGATGGTGTGATTAAAATAAGAGCAGGCAGCGTCGAACAAACGATTGAAAAGATCGATCTCTCTCTTCACACAACTTACGTGCAAAAGAAAGATGACAGCAAGGTAACAAAATCGGCTCAGATTGCGCGGCACGCGGTAGCGAATCAGTTTACGATTCAACCAAATGATGAGAAAGAATTCCCGTTTTCCTTTACGTTGCCGCTTGATGCCCCGATCAGTAAAGGGAAGAGCAAAGTTTGGCTCCAAACTGGACTTGATATTAAGAGTGCTGTTGATCCGCAAGATAAGGATATGATTGAGGTTGCCCCTCATCCGTATATCAACGCATTCCTTCAAGCAGTCGATGGACTTGGTTTTAAGCTTCGAGAGGTTGAAAATGAAGAAGCTCACGGTTTTGGCCGACTGCCGTTTATTCAGGAATTTGAGTTTCGCGCCGCGCACGGTGCGTTTCGCAGTCGCCTTGATGAGCTAGAAGCTGTGTTCCAGCCGGTTTCAGAAAACAACATTCGCGTGATACTTGAGATCGATCGAAAAGCAAGAGGCTTTTCTGGATTCTTATCTGAAATGCTCGAAACAGATGAATCGAAAGTGCAGTTTATGTTAACGACAGACGATGTGAACCAGATCCAGCGCCAGTTGACTGATGTACTAAACAAGTACGCGTAA
- a CDS encoding DUF2785 domain-containing protein translates to MDLKRALEDLNRNEFQGDLDDLLTHMLYQIGSTDPAIRDNLIYTMFGKLVMSDYLTEEQLTYLLTICLDEEHLFYRIGERGTDSVFTRSFSVLVVALILEKDRETGFLNEDRMEAATAKCFRFLREEQDTRGYVETKGWAHSIAHGADALTEVIRHPLFDNGTMDDCLDVIQECLFKEATTYVDDEDERLLFAIEVLLDQGLSEEHLSKWIELLSTELEGLFQQNGYSVEFFHTKGNVLRFMKSCYFRLIMKEDFFEARYIIEKVVERWTRKIYG, encoded by the coding sequence TTGGATTTAAAACGAGCTTTAGAAGATCTTAATCGAAATGAGTTTCAAGGAGATCTTGATGACCTTCTTACTCACATGCTTTACCAGATTGGTAGTACCGATCCTGCCATAAGGGATAATCTCATTTATACAATGTTTGGAAAGCTGGTGATGAGCGATTATTTAACAGAGGAGCAGCTTACATACTTGTTAACCATTTGTCTCGATGAAGAACACCTTTTTTATCGTATCGGTGAAAGAGGAACAGACTCGGTTTTCACACGTTCTTTCTCAGTTCTGGTGGTTGCGCTCATTTTAGAAAAAGATCGTGAGACAGGATTTCTTAATGAAGATCGAATGGAAGCTGCAACGGCTAAGTGTTTTCGGTTTTTACGAGAAGAGCAAGATACGCGAGGGTATGTTGAGACAAAAGGTTGGGCGCATAGCATCGCACATGGGGCGGATGCACTGACTGAAGTAATCAGGCATCCGCTATTTGATAATGGAACAATGGATGACTGTCTTGACGTGATACAGGAGTGTCTTTTTAAAGAAGCCACAACGTATGTAGATGATGAGGATGAACGACTATTGTTTGCGATCGAGGTCCTTTTGGATCAGGGGTTGAGTGAGGAGCACCTTAGTAAATGGATTGAGTTGCTCTCAACAGAGTTAGAAGGACTGTTTCAGCAGAACGGATATAGTGTTGAATTCTTCCATACAAAAGGAAATGTACTAAGGTTTATGAAAAGCTGTTATTTCAGGTTAATTATGAAAGAGGATTTTTTTGAAGCGAGGTATATAATTGAAAAAGTTGTGGAGAGATGGACGAGGAAGATTTATGGGTGA
- a CDS encoding GNAT family N-acetyltransferase — protein sequence MNIRHVKQSDYYVIAPQINEWWNGRQMADRLPKLFFDHFTNTSFVAEQDGEIIGFLIGFLSQSHLREGYIHFVGVHPMHRGSHIGRQLYESFFQTMKMYGRNLVRCVTSPVNKNSIAYHIRMGFEIEGGNRVVNGIAVHSNYDGPGEERVVFVKRI from the coding sequence ATGAACATTCGACATGTGAAGCAGTCAGACTACTATGTCATTGCGCCACAAATCAATGAATGGTGGAATGGAAGACAAATGGCAGATAGGCTACCTAAATTGTTTTTTGATCACTTTACGAATACAAGTTTTGTCGCAGAACAAGATGGTGAAATTATTGGCTTTCTTATAGGTTTTCTTTCTCAATCGCATCTACGAGAAGGGTATATTCATTTTGTTGGTGTCCACCCTATGCATCGTGGCAGTCATATAGGGCGCCAACTCTATGAGTCTTTCTTTCAAACGATGAAAATGTATGGCCGAAATTTGGTGCGGTGCGTTACCTCTCCAGTTAATAAAAACTCCATCGCTTACCACATTCGAATGGGATTTGAAATTGAAGGCGGTAACCGTGTGGTAAATGGAATTGCTGTGCACTCAAATTATGACGGACCGGGAGAAGAGCGGGTTGTGTTTGTGAAGCGCATATAA
- a CDS encoding PadR family transcriptional regulator: protein MEVGEDVTLLQSLITELRRGTLTLAVLSQLRSPQYGYSLVQSLEKSGISIEQSTLYPLLRRLEKQELVTSSWDTTESRPRKYYVLSEYGRDIFEQLKAEWEKTSSELGSLLKGEEERESD, encoded by the coding sequence ATGGAAGTTGGTGAAGATGTGACGCTGTTACAGTCATTAATAACGGAGCTTAGAAGAGGAACGTTAACGCTTGCGGTACTCAGCCAATTAAGGTCTCCTCAATATGGATATTCACTTGTTCAGTCGCTTGAAAAGTCAGGAATCTCCATCGAACAGAGCACGCTGTATCCACTTCTCCGCAGATTAGAAAAGCAGGAACTTGTGACGAGCAGTTGGGATACGACGGAAAGCAGACCACGTAAGTATTACGTTCTAAGTGAGTATGGTCGTGACATTTTCGAGCAACTAAAGGCGGAGTGGGAGAAAACGTCAAGCGAGCTAGGTTCCTTATTGAAAGGGGAGGAAGAGCGTGAATCTGATTGA
- a CDS encoding helix-turn-helix transcriptional regulator — MKNTIRLMRKELKFSQEELATQCLVTRQTINAIENDKYDPTLALAFKLAKSLHTSVDHLFQFEGDGNETKKS; from the coding sequence TTGAAAAACACGATTCGTTTGATGAGAAAGGAATTGAAATTTTCTCAAGAAGAGCTTGCAACCCAATGCTTGGTGACCCGGCAAACGATTAATGCAATTGAGAACGATAAGTATGATCCTACCCTGGCGCTAGCTTTTAAATTAGCCAAAAGCTTACATACGAGTGTGGATCACTTATTTCAATTTGAGGGGGATGGCAATGAAACTAAGAAAAGCTGA
- a CDS encoding competence protein ComK, with amino-acid sequence MVNIEAGIMNDYEISKSTRAIEVAKEVGFSSRIYDRSGIYLSETTPVDLIRQACLEAGVTYEGRRKAVIYHLKYEQQTPIIVSNWNAISAFPTESPESIDCCWVFYQHVRDTYAITKNTTKILFQDGFELTVPVSKGRLQKQMERTGRWVSHYSNNPVYC; translated from the coding sequence ATGGTCAATATCGAGGCAGGAATCATGAATGACTATGAAATTAGTAAATCAACTCGGGCGATTGAAGTGGCGAAAGAAGTTGGATTTAGTTCGAGAATTTATGATCGAAGCGGGATCTATTTATCAGAAACAACGCCAGTCGATTTAATTAGGCAGGCTTGTCTTGAAGCAGGCGTCACGTATGAAGGACGAAGAAAAGCGGTTATCTATCATTTAAAGTACGAACAGCAGACGCCGATTATTGTTTCGAATTGGAATGCGATTTCGGCCTTTCCGACTGAATCACCCGAAAGCATTGATTGCTGCTGGGTATTTTATCAGCACGTTCGAGATACGTATGCGATTACGAAAAATACAACGAAGATCTTGTTTCAGGATGGCTTTGAATTAACGGTGCCGGTTTCGAAAGGCAGACTACAAAAACAAATGGAGCGCACGGGGCGCTGGGTTAGTCATTATTCGAATAATCCGGTTTATTGTTGA
- a CDS encoding gluconate:H+ symporter, translating into MEIYLLAITFISIAIVIVGVSVFQWHAFIGLTVAALFLAVMSGMEWVNIIGSYETGVGGVLGHLVGILALGTILGKLLSESGAGLQIANFFIRVFGEKKLPWAMFFSGFIIGIPVFFEVGILILLPLVISIQKATKKNILLIALPAVAGLSIVHGLIPPHPGAVAAIGIYEADLGKVLLYSLIIALPAGILGGPVFAKWINKRVVPVGEPDLIKVEDQRDPSTLPGTGISFTTIIMPVLLLVLGTFAPFLPLPDNAVGILEFIGSPLVALLLSCFFAFYFLGFRQGLNKKEIKKYVEECILPVGSIILIIGAGGGFKQILIDSGIGTIIGNLSQDLSLSPLLLAFLIAGLIRIATGSATVALTTAAGIVSPIIATMSGVNLELLVIVTGAGSLMFSHVNDAGFWMVKEYLGLTVKETFKTWTVLETVLSFAAFGGALILNMFV; encoded by the coding sequence ATGGAAATTTATCTTTTAGCAATAACATTCATATCGATTGCAATTGTCATCGTAGGAGTTTCTGTTTTTCAATGGCATGCGTTTATCGGTTTAACGGTAGCGGCTTTATTCCTAGCAGTCATGTCTGGTATGGAATGGGTCAATATCATAGGTTCGTATGAAACTGGCGTTGGTGGCGTTCTTGGTCACTTGGTTGGTATTCTAGCACTTGGTACAATTCTCGGAAAACTTTTATCTGAATCTGGTGCAGGTTTACAGATAGCGAATTTCTTTATTCGCGTTTTTGGAGAGAAGAAGCTGCCGTGGGCAATGTTCTTCTCAGGATTTATTATTGGTATTCCAGTATTCTTTGAAGTTGGTATTTTAATTTTATTACCACTCGTGATTTCGATTCAAAAAGCAACGAAGAAAAACATTTTATTGATTGCGTTACCAGCCGTAGCAGGCTTGTCGATTGTGCACGGATTGATTCCGCCACATCCAGGTGCGGTTGCAGCGATTGGAATTTATGAAGCCGATCTTGGTAAGGTTCTTTTATACTCACTCATAATAGCGCTTCCAGCAGGTATTCTTGGCGGTCCGGTATTCGCGAAGTGGATTAATAAACGCGTTGTTCCTGTAGGTGAGCCTGATTTGATCAAGGTAGAAGATCAGCGCGATCCTTCTACGCTACCTGGAACAGGAATTTCATTCACGACAATCATTATGCCAGTCTTGCTTCTTGTCTTAGGAACATTCGCACCGTTTCTACCTTTACCAGATAATGCGGTAGGAATTTTAGAATTTATCGGTAGCCCACTAGTGGCGCTGTTACTGTCTTGTTTCTTTGCTTTCTATTTCCTTGGTTTCCGTCAGGGATTAAACAAAAAAGAAATTAAAAAATACGTGGAAGAATGTATTCTACCTGTTGGATCAATCATCTTGATCATTGGCGCAGGTGGCGGTTTCAAACAAATTTTGATTGATAGCGGAATTGGTACGATTATCGGGAACCTTTCACAGGATCTCTCTTTGTCACCGCTCCTTCTAGCATTTTTGATCGCAGGTCTCATCCGAATTGCAACAGGTTCAGCAACGGTAGCCCTTACAACAGCGGCTGGTATTGTTTCACCAATTATCGCGACAATGTCAGGTGTAAACCTTGAATTGCTCGTTATTGTAACAGGTGCAGGTTCACTTATGTTCTCACACGTGAACGATGCTGGGTTCTGGATGGTGAAAGAATATCTAGGCTTAACGGTTAAAGAAACGTTCAAAACGTGGACTGTGTTGGAAACAGTGCTTTCCTTTGCTGCTTTTGGTGGCGCTTTGATTTTGAATATGTTTGTATAA
- a CDS encoding PAS domain-containing sensor histidine kinase, which produces MITTSFFAHYDAIPLPLIVFDRNGGIVYRNEYAISRFSSFEQIDYIQSFETILLMEQNQLNSYLDQAFTVPLGEFISLPLPYTKERIRFSRIDDNLATFIIVEDKEAVYKEISQENIDKEKPIPTEELQQRFHSLIDENPDGIAFIDEHLQLTLINQALHQMLGYSLDNLKHFPAQVVEYETILTIGRHFELALHGDQRPYEIEASDVHGNRVHLLIKTIPIHTNGQFRGAYKIVKDITDFKNAQLDALDQAGQLRSLIDSIPEFIIFKDENGKIIEMNAYAKRIFGIEEGKYKGRTCEELNCSNIDAHHLLKNNVNTDLLAWKQQTNVEYEYQLELANGEMATFEIIKAPTFHSNGKRKYLIAIGRDISERKEVERELIETQELIESIFTNNADAISVSNLDKEIIQVNPAFKKLYGYNDGDMIAHLYDIYPDQNKEEANRITKAVLIGEGVVDFETVRVKKDGTPIDVSVTYSPIKDHEGNVTAMSAITRDIRDRKKTEELLLRSEKLSAIGQLAAAVAHEVRNPLTSVKGFIQLYKDRINEEILELMLSEMDRIEGIINEFLSLARPQAVTYQQIDIMALTRNVVSLMNPELLLNKVNVRTAFHTPSLMMHCEKNQITQVLMNVIKNGIESMPDGGLLSITTCNSDTHLFIEIADKGVGIPKDRLERLGEPFFSNKDTGTGLGLVVCYKIIHEHHGTIHFDSTVGVGTVVSITLPLQR; this is translated from the coding sequence ATGATAACAACTTCCTTTTTTGCTCATTACGATGCCATCCCCTTACCCCTCATTGTTTTTGATCGGAATGGTGGTATTGTCTATCGTAATGAATACGCGATTTCTAGATTTTCATCTTTTGAACAGATCGATTACATCCAATCGTTCGAAACCATTCTACTCATGGAACAGAATCAACTAAACAGCTATCTCGACCAGGCGTTTACAGTGCCGTTAGGTGAATTTATTTCGCTACCTCTTCCCTACACGAAGGAAAGGATTCGTTTCTCTCGGATTGACGATAACCTAGCTACGTTCATCATCGTTGAAGATAAAGAAGCAGTTTATAAAGAAATCTCACAAGAGAACATAGATAAAGAGAAACCCATTCCAACAGAAGAGCTCCAACAGCGGTTCCATTCTTTAATCGATGAGAACCCAGATGGGATTGCTTTTATCGATGAACACTTGCAACTAACGCTCATTAATCAGGCGCTTCATCAAATGCTTGGTTATTCTCTTGATAACCTTAAACACTTTCCTGCCCAGGTCGTTGAGTATGAAACCATATTAACGATCGGAAGACATTTTGAATTAGCACTCCACGGTGATCAGCGTCCATACGAAATTGAAGCGAGCGATGTCCATGGAAATCGCGTACACCTTCTCATCAAAACCATCCCCATTCATACGAACGGCCAATTTCGGGGCGCTTATAAAATTGTAAAAGACATTACTGATTTCAAAAACGCACAGCTTGATGCACTCGATCAGGCAGGACAATTACGCTCGCTTATTGATTCCATTCCTGAATTTATTATTTTCAAAGATGAGAACGGGAAAATCATTGAAATGAATGCATACGCCAAACGAATTTTTGGAATTGAAGAAGGAAAATACAAAGGGAGAACGTGCGAAGAATTAAACTGTAGCAACATCGATGCCCATCATTTACTAAAAAACAACGTGAATACTGACCTATTAGCCTGGAAGCAACAAACAAATGTCGAATATGAATATCAACTCGAACTCGCAAATGGCGAAATGGCCACATTCGAAATCATTAAAGCACCAACCTTCCATTCCAATGGAAAGCGAAAATACCTTATTGCGATTGGAAGAGACATTTCTGAGCGGAAAGAAGTCGAACGAGAACTAATCGAAACACAGGAGCTCATTGAATCCATCTTTACCAATAACGCCGATGCGATTTCCGTTAGCAACCTGGACAAAGAAATCATTCAGGTGAATCCAGCCTTTAAGAAACTCTACGGATACAACGATGGGGACATGATCGCCCATTTATATGATATCTATCCTGATCAAAATAAAGAAGAAGCAAATCGCATCACCAAAGCCGTCCTTATTGGTGAGGGAGTTGTTGATTTTGAAACAGTAAGAGTAAAAAAAGATGGCACACCGATCGATGTGAGCGTCACCTACTCCCCCATCAAAGATCACGAAGGAAACGTTACAGCGATGTCCGCCATTACCCGAGATATTCGCGACCGTAAAAAAACCGAAGAACTTCTTCTTCGTTCAGAAAAACTCTCAGCAATCGGCCAGCTCGCAGCAGCCGTCGCTCATGAAGTGCGCAACCCATTAACATCTGTCAAAGGCTTTATTCAACTTTACAAGGATCGCATTAACGAGGAAATTCTTGAGCTCATGCTTTCTGAAATGGATCGAATTGAAGGGATCATTAACGAGTTTCTCTCACTGGCGAGACCGCAGGCTGTCACGTATCAGCAAATCGATATTATGGCGCTAACGCGGAACGTCGTTTCACTTATGAATCCTGAACTTTTACTAAATAAAGTCAATGTAAGAACCGCTTTTCACACGCCTTCCCTTATGATGCACTGTGAAAAAAATCAGATCACGCAGGTGCTCATGAATGTGATCAAAAATGGAATTGAATCGATGCCAGATGGTGGATTGCTTTCGATCACAACCTGCAACTCCGATACCCATTTGTTTATCGAAATTGCCGATAAAGGGGTCGGCATTCCAAAAGACCGATTGGAACGGCTTGGAGAACCATTTTTCTCAAACAAAGATACAGGAACCGGACTTGGCCTTGTCGTTTGTTATAAAATTATCCACGAACATCATGGCACCATTCACTTTGATAGCACGGTAGGTGTTGGGACCGTTGTATCAATCACTTTACCGCTACAGCGTTAA